Proteins encoded in a region of the Trypanosoma brucei gambiense DAL972 chromosome 6, complete sequence genome:
- a CDS encoding heat shock 70 kDa protein, mitochondrial precursor, putative: MLARRVCAPMCLASAPFARWQSSKVTGDVIGIDLGTTYSCVAVMEGDRPRVLENTEGFRTTPSVVAFKGQEKLVGLAAKRQAITNPQSTFFAVKRLIGRRFDDEHIQHDIKNVPYKIIRSNNGDAWVQDGNGKQYSPSQVGAFVLEKMKETAENFLGRKVSNAVVTCPAYFNDAQRQATKDAGTIAGLNVIRVVNEPTAAALAYGLDKTKDSLIAVYDLGGGTIDISVLEIARSVFEVKATKGDTPLGGKKFDPRLSDHIPGGIPKNSGIGLNKGRNDCNLFVELAKKRNVNFPPQMKPEVTLPFLQPNQERAPPGPIEWEPQPRFDSLADKLVQRSLGPCKQCIKDAAVDLKEISEVVLVGGMTRMPKVVEAVKQFFGREPFRGVNPDEAVALGAATLGGVLRGDVKGLVLLDVTPLSLGIETLGGVFTRMIPKNTTIPTKKSQTFSTAADNQTQVGIKVFQGEREMASDNQMMGQFDLVGIPPAPRGVPQIEVTFDIDANGICHVTAKDKATGKTQNITITAHGGLTKEQIENMIRDSEMHAEADRVKRELVEVRNNAETQANTAERQLTEWKYVTDAEKENVRTLLAELRKVMENPNVTKDELSASTDKLQKAVMECGRTEYQQAAAANSGSSGSSSTEGQGEQQQQQASGEKKE; this comes from the exons ATGTTGGCCCGTCGTGTATGCGCACCCATGTGCCTGGCGTCTGCCCCGTTTGCGCGGTGGCAGTCATCGAAGGTAACTGGTGACGTGATTGGTATTGATTTGGGTACGACATACAGTTGTGTTGCAGTAATGGAAGGTGACCGGCCACGCGTACTTGAGAATACAGAGGGTTTCAGGACGACACCGTCTGTGGTTGCGTTCAAAGGACAGGAAAAACTTGTTGGCCTTGCAGCGAAACGTCAGGCGATTACGAACCCACAGTCGACATTCTTCGCGGTGAAACGGCTGATTGGTCGTCGCTTCGATGATGAGCACATCCAACACGACATCAAGAATGTGCCCTACAAGATTATTCGGAGCAATAATGGTGATGCGTGGGTACAAGATGGGAATGGGAAGCAATACTCACCTTCACAAGTTGGTGCATTCGTACTTGAGAAGATGAAGGAAACGGCAGAAAACTTCCTGGGACGCAAAGTGTCTAACGCTGTGGTGACGTGCCCCGCGTACTTCAATGACGCACAACGTCAGGCAACGAAGGATGCCGGTACGATTGCTGGACTGAATGTGATCCGTGTTGTGAATGAACCGACTGCTGCTGCACTGGCATATGGCTTGGACAAAACGAAAGACAGCTTAATTGCCGTGTATGATCTTGGTGGTGGAACAATTGATATCTCCGTACTTGAAATTGCCCGAAGTGTTTTTGAGGTAAAGGCCACCAAGGGCGACACTCCCCttggtggaaaaaaatttGATCCCCGCCTCTCCGATCACATTCCGGGAGGAATCCCCAAGAATTCTGGAATTGGATTGAACAAGGGACGGAAT GACTGCAACCTTTTTGTGGAGCTTGCAAAAAAGCGAAATGTGAACTTTCCACCACAAATGAAACCGGAGGTaacccttccctttttacaACCTAACCAAGAACGAGCGCCACCCGGGCCCATTGAATGGGAACCCCAACCAAGATTTGATTCCCTTGCTGATAAGCTCGTACAACGTTCACTTGGACCGTGCAAGCAATGCATCAAGGACGCTGCTGTTGACCTGAAGGAAATCTCTGAGGTTGTGCTTGTTGGTGGTATGACGCGTATGCCAAAGGTTGTGGAGGCTGTGAAGCAGTTCTTCGGTCGCGAACCGTTCCGTGGTGTGAACCCTGACGAGGCCGTTGCACTGGGTGCTGCAACACTTGGTGGTGTTCTCCGTGGTGATGTGAAGGGTCTTGTATTGCTTGACGTTACACCACTATCACTTGGAATCGAAACACTTGGTGGTGTCTTCACACGTATGATTCCCAAGAACACAACAATCCCGACGAAGAAGAGTCAAACCTTCTCAACTGCTGCGGACAACCAAACACAGGTCGGAATCAAAGTGTTCCAAGGGGAACGAGAAATGGCATCTGACAACCAAATGATGGGTCAGTTTGACCTCGTTGGAATTCCTCCTGCACCACGCGGTGTACCACAAATTGAGGTGACATTTGACATTGATGCTAATGGTATTTGCCACGTAACTGCGAAGGACAAGGCAACTGGGAAAACACAGAACATCACCATTACTGCTCATGGTGGGTTGACGAAGGAGCAGATCGAGAACATGATCCGCGACTCTGAGATGCACGCTGAAGCTGACCGTGTGAAGCGGGAGCTTGTGGAAGTGCGTAACAATGCTGAGACTCAGGCTAACACTGCTGAGCGACAACTGACGGAATGGAAGTACGTGACGGACGCTGAGAAGGAGAATGTGCGTACCCTTTTGGCTGAACTTCGCAAGGTGATGGAGAATCCAAATGTGACGAAGGATGAACTGTCGGCTTCTACTGACAAACTGCAAAAGGCAGTGATGGAATGTGGGCGCACGGAGTACCAAcaggcggcagcagcgaaCAGCGGTAGCTCTGGTAGCAGCAGCACAGAAGGTCAGGgtgagcaacaacagcagcaggcatctggtgaaaagaaggagtaa
- a CDS encoding chaperone protein DNAj, putative, with protein sequence MRSSFFLLSKDPFAVLGLARTATKAEVKMRYRELARLHHPDSGTGDSEKMERINKAYNFLLKEGAYEQLRSKLVGQKPKAETRWPSPISTEQLQQSEDHVSATLSEEECAKLSALDPSTERVTPTGKYMYQNRDDGKWVELDRPLVRAQQPRYASFSAKSEMTEELRRRSLDLEKEDNAKTVFQRGVDRLSDSGDLPSRSPTFLRLYLVLALVSIYFMYQRAFAWGKHHRNRTWFYESLEEKREELMETYMRHRKVVETSVAAAAIVLIAASEGKVESDPVVPVKPGRHFRTVQPPKDHFSIVAGG encoded by the coding sequence ATGCGctcgtcgttttttttgctttcaaaaGACCCTTTTGCGGTTTTGGGTCTTGCCCGTACAGCTACGAAGGCGGAGGTGAAGATGCGTTATCGAGAGTTGGCTCGACTTCACCATCCAGACTCAGGAACTGGTGACAGTGAAAAAATGGAGCGAATAAATAAGGCTTATAATTTCTTACTAAAAGAGGGAGCGTATGAGCAGCTGCGCTCAAAGTTAGTTGGCCAAAAACCTAAGGCTGAGACGCGTTGGCCGAGTCCCATCTCCACTGAACAGCTACAACAATCGGAAGATCATGTGAGCGCCACCTTGTCAGAAGAAGAATGTGCCAAGTTAAGCGCTCTTGATCCCTCTACTGAGCGTGTGACACCTACTGGGAAGTATATGTACCAAAACCGTGATGATGGCAAGTGGGTAGAGCTCGACAGGCCATTAGTGCGCGCACAACAGCCGCGCTACGCTTCTTTCTCTGCGAAATCAGAGATGACGGAGGAGTTACGAAGGCGGTCGTTGGACCTCGAGAAAGAAGATAACGCAAAGACAGTGTTTCAACGTGGAGTCGACCGTTTGAGTGATAGCGGTGACCTACCGTCTCGAAGTCCGACGTTTTTGCGCTTGTATTTGGTTTTAGCACTAGTAAGTATCTACTTCATGTACCAGCGTGCATTTGCGTGGGGGAAGCACCATCGCAATCGTACATGGTTCTATGAATCTCTGGAGGAAAAGCGGGAGGAATTGATGGAAACGTACATGCGTCATCGAAAAGTGGTGGAAACTTCTGTTGCCGCTGCGGCGATTGTTTTGATTGCCGCCAGCGAAGGAAAGGTTGAGTCGGACCCTGTTGTACCAGTCAAACCGGGGAGACACTTTAGGACTGTGCAGCCGCCGAAAGATCATTTCAGCATTGTGGCTGGTGGTTAG
- a CDS encoding heat shock 70 kDa protein, mitochondrial precursor, putative, whose product MLARRVCAPMCLASAPFARWQSSKVTGDVIGIDLGTTYSCVAVMEGDRPRVLENTEGFRTTPSVVAFKGQEKLVGLAAKRQAITNPQSTFFAVKRLIGRRFDDEHIQHDIKNVPYKIIRSNNGDAWVQDGNGKQYSPSQVGAFVLEKMKETAENFLGRKVSNAVVTCPAYFNDAQRQATKDAGTIAGLNVIRVVNEPTAAALAYGLDKTKDSLIAVYDLGGGTFDISVLEIAGGVFEVKATNGDTHLGGEDFDLCLSDHILEEFRKTSGIDLSKERMALQRIREAAEKAKCELSTTMETEVNLPFITANQDGAQHVQMMVSRSKFESLADKLVQRSLGPCKQCIKDAAVDLKEISEVVLVGGMTRMPKVVEAVKQFFGREPFRGVNPDEAVALGAATLGGVLRGDVKGLVLLDVTPLSLGIETLGGVFTRMIPKNTTIPTKKSQTFSTAADNQTQVGIKVFQGEREMASDNQMMGQFDLVGIPPAPRGVPQIEVTFDIDANGICHVTAKDKATGKTQNITITAHGGLTKEQIENMIRDSEMHAEADRVKRELVEVRNNAETQANTAERQLTEWKYVTDAEKENVRTLLAELRKVMENPNVTKDELSASTDKLQKAVMECGRTEYQQAAAANSGSSGSSSTEGQGEQQQQQASGEKKE is encoded by the coding sequence ATGTTGGCTCGTCGTGTATGCGCACCCATGTGCCTGGCGTCTGCCCCGTTTGCGCGGTGGCAGTCATCGAAGGTAACTGGTGACGTGATTGGTATTGATTTGGGTACGACATACAGTTGTGTTGCAGTAATGGAAGGTGACCGGCCACGCGTACTTGAGAATACAGAGGGTTTCAGGACGACACCGTCTGTGGTTGCGTTCAAAGGACAGGAAAAACTTGTTGGCCTTGCAGCGAAACGTCAGGCGATTACGAACCCACAGTCGACATTCTTCGCGGTGAAACGGCTGATTGGTCGTCGCTTCGATGATGAGCACATCCAACACGACATCAAGAATGTGCCCTACAAGATTATTCGGAGCAATAATGGTGATGCGTGGGTACAAGATGGGAATGGGAAGCAATACTCACCTTCACAAGTTGGTGCATTCGTACTTGAGAAGATGAAGGAAACGGCAGAAAACTTCCTGGGACGCAAAGTATCTAACGCTGTGGTGACGTGCCCCGCGTACTTCAATGACGCACAACGTCAGGCAACGAAGGATGCCGGTACGATTGCTGGACTGAATGTGATCCGTGTTGTGAATGAACCGACTGCTGCTGCACTGGCATATGGCTTGGACAAAACGAAGGACAGCTTAATTGCCGTGTATGATCTTGGTGGTGGAACATTTGATATCTCCGTACTTGAAATTGCCGGAGGTGTTTTTGAGGTAAAGGCAACGAATGGCGACACTCACCTTGGTGGAGAAGACTTTGATCTCTGCCTCTCTGATCACATTCTGGAGGAATTCCGCAAGACATCTGGAATTGACTTGAGCAAGGAGCGGATGGCACTGCAACGTATTCGTGAGGCTGCAGAAAAGGCGAAGTGTGAACTTTCGACGACGATGGAGACGGAGGTAAACCTTCCGTTTATCACAGCTAACCAGGACGGAGCGCAGCACGTGCAGATGATGGTGAGCCGCAGCAAGTTTGAGTCCCTTGCTGATAAGCTCGTACAACGTTCACTTGGACCGTGCAAGCAATGCATCAAGGACGCTGCTGTTGACCTGAAGGAAATCTCTGAGGTTGTGCTTGTTGGTGGTATGACGCGTATGCCAAAGGTTGTGGAGGCTGTGAAGCAGTTCTTCGGTCGCGAACCGTTCCGTGGTGTGAACCCTGACGAGGCCGTTGCACTGGGTGCTGCAACACTTGGTGGTGTTCTCCGTGGTGATGTGAAGGGTCTTGTATTGCTTGACGTTACACCACTATCACTTGGAATCGAAACACTTGGTGGTGTCTTCACACGTATGATTCCCAAGAACACAACAATCCCGACGAAGAAGAGTCAAACCTTCTCAACTGCTGCGGACAACCAAACACAGGTCGGAATCAAAGTGTTCCAAGGGGAACGAGAAATGGCATCTGACAACCAAATGATGGGTCAGTTTGACCTCGTTGGAATTCCTCCTGCACCACGCGGTGTACCACAAATTGAGGTGACATTTGACATTGATGCTAATGGTATTTGCCACGTAACTGCGAAGGACAAGGCAACTGGGAAAACACAGAACATCACCATTACTGCTCATGGTGGGTTGACGAAGGAGCAGATCGAGAACATGATCCGCGACTCTGAGATGCACGCTGAAGCTGACCGTGTGAAGCGGGAGCTTGTGGAAGTGCGTAACAATGCTGAGACTCAGGCTAACACTGCTGAGCGACAACTGACGGAATGGAAGTACGTGACGGACGCTGAGAAGGAGAATGTGCGTACCCTTTTGGCTGAACTTCGCAAGGTGATGGAGAATCCAAATGTGACGAAGGATGAACTGTCGGCTTCTACTGACAAACTGCAAAAGGCAGTGATGGAATGTGGGCGCACGGAGTACCAAcaggcggcagcagcgaaCAGCGGTAGCTCTGGTAGCAGCAGCACAGAAGGTCAGGgtgagcaacaacagcagcaggcatctggtgaaaagaaggagtaa
- a CDS encoding AAA ATPase, putative, whose amino-acid sequence MGAKARRPNHREGRRGSNNENNHHDGSGGGAGGDARLKIPNQRGEHTRHNDMKSTTSVLSGAKVADVTCGGEGSKSFVAVSLNVRSDSCLPSNEARLSPHSLKELGIISGAVLCVEGDGSVRAFVEAFCSSSCASQTIMLADEVAAAFSGKQVTVSVAKDICPLIPISSLVLEITKEARIAVGADGLTSSSDIPFLQVCSAFRRRYQRRLVFRGMRAALHVGTVPYYVDVLECCCKSVAEGCVEGDTDVRQIDLGILIDGSKIRYIGRGTVCETELFDGEPVPVGVEKKQSHLLVLGDTGTGKSYFLRREAHEAATLHSRQVETVSVEVLSQGNMCDISSSTVLREVFVRAKAGAPSTVIIDDLHLVCATGDNGVVESGWAKGLLASTLASELDDIRIRQLDVRVVGSAASVESLPRSLLTYDRFGEQVKLLAPGSAEERREFLQNRLKTFGGQAKVTASFVSLAAESTNGFTQRDLVRLLDVASIEAFKETGKTEITDSSITEAIKIVPPSALRQFQVSIPSVKWSDIGGSEVAKKTLQDCVAWCLGKQQWVFRKFNLSPPKGVLLYGPPGCSKTMLAKALANESKMNFVSVKGPEVFSKWVGDSEKAVRDIFARARAAAPCVVFIDELDGMCGHRGRGGVADRVISQFLTELDGLPAALNEGTDALVFVAATNRPDNIDPAVLRPGRIDRKVYVGLPDINERKMIASIQFRNIPLSPELDADYVAARTEGYTGAEVVAVIKEAAFQCVTAGVKSPYISTENVDAALQKVRPRVSPMDVEWYKRWALGQSVSMK is encoded by the coding sequence ATGGGCGCCAAAGCAAGGCGGCCGAACCACCGTGAAGGGCGGCGTGGTAGCAACAATGAAAATAACCATCATGATGGTTCCGGTGGCGGTGCTGGTGGAGATGCGCGCTTAAAAATCCCTAATCAACGCGGTGAACATACGCGACACAATGACATGAAATCCACTACCTCAGTGTTGTCCGGGGCGAAGGTTGCCGACGTTACTTGTGGCGgtgaaggaagtaaaagcTTCGTGGCAGTTTCCCTGAATGTCCGTTCAGATAGTTGTTTGCCCTCCAATGAGGCACGGCTTTCGCCTCACTCTTTAAAGGAGTTAGGAATCATTAGTGGAGCGGTGTTGTGTGTGGAAGGTGATGGATCTGTTCGGGCATTCGTAGAGGCATTTTGTTCCTCTTCATGTGCTTCACAGACCATTATGCTTGCTGATGAAGTGGCTGCTGCATTCAGTGGGAAACAGGTGACTGTATCTGTTGCTAAGGACATTTGTCCTCTAATACCGATCTCATCTCTGGTTTtggaaataacaaaagaagcACGAATCGCCGTTGGTGCAGATGGGTTGACAAGCTCCTCCGACATTCCATTCCTTCAAGTGTGTTCTGCATTTCGCCGGCGGTATCAACGGCGTCTGGTGTTCCGCGGGATGCGAGCTGCCTTGCATGTTGGCACGGTTCCATATTACGTTGATGTGTTGGAATGTTGTTGTAAATCCGTAGCTGAGGGATGCGTTGAGGGCGATACGGATGTCCGACAGATCGATTTGGGGATTCTTATCGATGGGTCGAAGATTAGGTACATTGGGCGCGGTACAGTCTGTGAAACTGAGTTGTTTGATGGCGAACCTGTGCCGGTtggggtggaaaaaaagcaatctCACTTACTCGTGTTGGGGGATACAGGCACCGGTAAGAGTTACTTTTTGAGGAGGGAGGCGCATGAGGCTGCAACTCTTCACTCACGGCAGGTGGAAACGGTGAGTGTTGAGGTGTTGTCTCAGGGAAACATGTGTGATATCTCCTCTTCGACCGTTCTTCGAGAAGTATTTGTTCGCGCGAAAGCTGGCGCCCCGTCCACGGTAATCATTGATGACCTTCATCTTGTCTGTGCCACTGGAGACAATGGAGTTGTTGAATCTGGGTGGGCAAAGGGACTGTTAGCGTCCACTCTGGCTAGTGAACTAGATGACATTCGGATTCGTCAGTTGGATGTACGCGTTGTGGGTTCTGCGGCTTCTGTGGAGTCTTTACCACGGTCACTACTAACATACGACCGTTTTGGTGAGCAGGTAAAATTACTGGCACCTGGGTCCGCAGAGGAGCGTCGCGAGTTCCTTCAAAACCGTCTGAAAACATTTGGGGGGCAAGCGAAAGTTACGGCAAGTTTTGTTTCTCTAGCGGCTGAGTCGACGAATGGCTTCACTCAGCGGGACCTCGTTCGATTACTTGACGTGGCATCCATTGAAGCATTTAAGGAAACTGGGAAGACTGAAATAACCGATTCCTCTATAACAGAGGCGATAAAGATTGTGCCTCCATCTGCTCTTAGACAGTTTCAGGTTTCTATTCCGTCCGTAAAATGGAGTGATATTGGGGGTAGCGAAGTGGCCAAAAAGACGCTGCAGGATTGTGTGGCATGGTGCCTCGGAAAGCAGCAGTGGGTGTTTCGTAAGTTCAATCTTTCACCACCGAAAGGAGTCCTCTTGTACGGTCCCCCGGGGTGCAGCAAAACAATGTTGGCGAAGGCGCTCGCCAATGAGTCCAAAATGAATTTCGTATCGGTTAAAGGGCCTGAGGTATTCTCAAAGTGGGTCGGTGACAGCGAGAAGGCAGTTCGTGACATTTTTGCGCGTGCTCGTGCCGCCGCACCATGTGTTGTCTTCATCGATGAGCTTGATGGTATGTGCGGACATCGTGGTCGTGGTGGTGTGGCAGATCGTGTTATTTCTCAATTTTTAACCGAACTAGACGGTCTTCCTGCTGCTCTCAACGAGGGTACAGATGCATTGGTGTTTGTCGCCGCCACAAATCGCCCTGATAACATAGACCCGGCGGTTCTACGTCCTGGTCGCATAGACCGAAAGGTTTATGTTGGGCTGCCGGACATCAATGAGCGGAAGATGATTGCCAGCATTCAATTTCGAAATATACCTTTATCGCCGGAACTCGATGCGGATTATGTGGCTGCTCGGACGGAGGGTTACACTGGCGCCGAGGTTGTTGCAGTTATCAAGGAAGCAGCCTTTCAGTGTGTGACGGCTGGGGTGAAGAGTCCGTACATTTCTACCGAAAACGTTGATGCCGCGTTGCAGAAGGTGAGGCCCCGCGTCAGCCCCATGGACGTGGAATGGTATAAACGATGGGCACTTGGGCAAAGTGTGTCGATGAAGTAA
- a CDS encoding heat shock 70 kDa protein (fragment), putative, with protein sequence MLARRVCAPMCLASAPFARWQSSKVTGDVIGIDLGTTYSCVAVMEGDRPRVLENTEGFRTTPSVVAFKGQEKLVGLAAKRQAITNPQSTFFAVKRLIGRRFDDEHIQHDIKNVPYKIIRSNNGDAWVQDGNGKQYSPSQVGAFVLEKMKETAENFLGRKVSNAVVTCPAYFNDAQRQATKDAGTIAGLNVIRVVNEPTAAALAYGSDKTKDSLLPCMILVVEL encoded by the coding sequence ATGTTGGCCCGTCGTGTATGCGCACCCATGTGCCTGGCGTCTGCCCCGTTTGCGCGGTGGCAGTCATCGAAGGTAACTGGTGACGTGATTGGTATTGATTTGGGTACGACATACAGTTGTGTTGCAGTAATGGAAGGTGACCGGCCACGCGTACTTGAGAATACAGAGGGTTTCAGGACGACACCGTCTGTGGTTGCGTTCAAAGGACAGGAAAAACTTGTTGGCCTTGCAGCGAAACGTCAGGCGATTACGAACCCACAGTCGACATTCTTCGCGGTGAAACGGCTGATTGGTCGTCGCTTCGATGATGAGCACATCCAACACGACATCAAGAATGTGCCCTACAAGATTATTCGGAGCAATAATGGTGATGCGTGGGTACAAGATGGGAATGGGAAGCAATACTCACCTTCACAAGTTGGTGCATTCGTACTTGAGAAGATGAAGGAAACGGCAGAAAACTTCCTGGGACGCAAAGTGTCTAACGCTGTGGTGACGTGCCCCGCGTACTTCAATGACGCACAACGTCAGGCAACGAAGGATGCCGGTACGATTGCTGGACTGAATGTGATCCGTGTTGTGAATGAACCGACTGCTGCTGCACTGGCATATGGCTCGGACAAAACGAAGGACAGCTTATTGCCGTGTATGATCTTGGTGGTGGAACTCTGA